From Cellulomonas oligotrophica, a single genomic window includes:
- a CDS encoding UDP-N-acetylmuramoyl-L-alanyl-D-glutamate--2,6-diaminopimelate ligase encodes MTSPLGRLRPEHLPARRVADLVRDLDVRPAAGGEPLTSDLVLTGVSMASADTAPGDLFVAVPGLKVHGARFAADALARGAVAVLTDAAGVELVRAGAPGAVVLVGDDVRALAGPVAAWLHGDPAQHLVTVGVTGTNGKTTTTYFVDAALRAVHERTAVLGTVELRIGDDAVESPRTTVEAPVLQSLLALAAERGAGALTTEVSSHALALGRVGGLRFDVVGFTNLQRDHLDFHGDMEGYFRDKARLFAPGQAARGVVVVDDEWGRRLAREVQIPVETVATHVDAPEAQDADWAVVEADVGLDGVGSRFVLRGPDGALHEAASPLPGLVNVSNAALAVVLAHAAGVPLDAAAAAVGRAHEIPGRMERVVERGDGFPLCLVDYAHTPDALVLALEAVRPITPGRLVIVFGSDGDRDRGKRPMMGEIAARLADVLVVTDENPRSEDPATVRAAILDGVRSVRPDMADVHEATSRAQAIADALRLTTDEDTIIITGKGHEPTQEIAGVFHRYNDRDVLLAARAERQGQLA; translated from the coding sequence ATGACGTCCCCCCTGGGCCGGCTGCGCCCCGAGCACCTGCCGGCCCGACGGGTCGCCGACCTCGTCCGTGACCTGGACGTGCGTCCGGCCGCGGGTGGCGAGCCGCTGACCTCCGACCTCGTCCTGACCGGTGTGAGCATGGCCAGCGCGGACACCGCGCCCGGCGACCTGTTCGTGGCGGTCCCCGGCCTGAAGGTGCACGGCGCCCGGTTCGCCGCCGACGCGCTCGCCCGCGGCGCCGTCGCCGTGCTCACGGACGCCGCCGGCGTCGAGCTCGTGCGTGCCGGCGCCCCGGGCGCCGTGGTGCTGGTCGGCGACGACGTCCGTGCGCTCGCGGGACCGGTCGCGGCCTGGCTGCACGGCGACCCGGCGCAGCACCTCGTCACGGTCGGTGTGACCGGCACCAACGGCAAGACGACCACGACGTACTTCGTCGACGCGGCGCTGCGGGCCGTCCACGAGCGCACCGCCGTGCTCGGCACCGTCGAGCTGCGGATCGGCGACGACGCCGTCGAGAGCCCCCGCACGACCGTCGAGGCGCCCGTGCTGCAGTCGCTGCTGGCCCTGGCCGCCGAGCGCGGTGCCGGTGCGCTCACCACCGAGGTGTCCTCCCACGCGCTCGCGCTGGGCCGCGTCGGCGGCCTGCGGTTCGACGTCGTGGGCTTCACCAACCTCCAGCGCGACCACCTGGACTTCCACGGCGACATGGAGGGGTACTTCCGCGACAAGGCGCGCCTGTTCGCGCCCGGGCAGGCGGCGCGCGGCGTCGTCGTCGTGGACGACGAGTGGGGCCGGCGGCTGGCGCGCGAGGTGCAGATCCCCGTCGAGACGGTCGCGACGCACGTGGACGCCCCCGAGGCGCAGGACGCGGACTGGGCCGTGGTCGAGGCCGACGTCGGCCTCGACGGCGTCGGCTCCCGGTTCGTCCTGCGGGGCCCGGACGGCGCGCTCCACGAGGCCGCCAGCCCCCTGCCGGGCCTGGTGAACGTCTCGAACGCGGCCCTGGCCGTGGTGCTCGCGCACGCCGCGGGCGTGCCGCTGGACGCCGCGGCCGCCGCCGTCGGGCGGGCGCACGAGATCCCGGGCCGCATGGAGCGTGTCGTCGAGCGCGGCGACGGCTTCCCGCTGTGCCTGGTCGACTACGCGCACACCCCCGACGCGCTCGTGCTCGCGCTGGAGGCCGTGCGCCCCATCACGCCCGGCCGGCTGGTCATCGTGTTCGGCTCCGACGGCGACCGCGACCGCGGCAAGCGCCCGATGATGGGCGAGATCGCGGCCCGGCTGGCCGACGTCCTCGTGGTCACCGACGAGAACCCCCGTTCGGAGGACCCCGCAACCGTCCGCGCGGCGATCCTCGACGGGGTACGGTCCGTGCGGCCCGACATGGCCGACGTGCACGAGGCCACCAGCCGCGCGCAGGCGATCGCCGACGCCCTGCGCCTGACCACCGACGAGGACACGATCATCATCACCGGCAAGGGGCACGAGCCCACCCAGGAGATCGCCGGGGTGTTCCACCGGTACAACGACCGCGACGTGCTCCTCGCCGCGCGCGCCGAGCGCCAGGGGCAGCTCGCGTGA